One window of the Cryptomeria japonica chromosome 7, Sugi_1.0, whole genome shotgun sequence genome contains the following:
- the LOC131857152 gene encoding protein NSP-INTERACTING KINASE 2-like isoform X4 yields the protein MNNSLTSTAANNQNETAVTRKSSSTTGLSGLSLNLLIRYIDNVLSALNNQGLGCKIIDSGMELRDLVQPVASDFSKLFDGISEGAKMFTDQKFLKSQLSTEAHSVAVDVLKGLGNAHWVAVGLLAIANVLERFDNISANDRECIDLLIAMLKLGKYLKQMKDINADLHKESLEDMREAVKLIISGAILCCSFITSNKLSKFILTKKIRDELVYVRGKVDSMKADLILQMQVLTVKTFTFYHEQNNDTGGQEENNGLGGTEQNPSQQSKDAESDNEECCETELEGSGSDTVSSQAQDNYNGVNEPEQLEMPPRRSLGVGKFLRKKIPNIFKRQSQKPELFVEEIQEIQNYKSLINFKREELDKATANYSLQIGSGAFGTVYRGILSDGREVAVKILKIEARQGEKEWMNNLKTLTKLRHRNIVEVVGCCHEDMMLVYDYFPRNLSSAIFEETEIILNWSIRLRIILDVIRGLAYLHEEYWNQTAPNMPTLLKHSVT from the exons ATGAATAACTCCTTAACGAGTACAGCCGCCAATAACCAAAATGAGACTGCTGTTACTCGCAAATCTTCTTCTACGACTGGCCTCTCTGGCTTGTCCCTCAATCTCCTCATACGTTACATCGATAATGTTTTGTCTGCTCTCAATAACCAG GGATTGGGCTGCAAAATAATTGACAGTGGAATGGAGTTAAGGGATTTAGTGCAGCCTGTTGCCTCAGATTTTTCTAAATTGTTTGATGGCATTTCAGAGGGTGCAAAAATGTTCACGGATCAG AAATTCTTGAAATCCCAGCTTTCGACCGAGGCACATTCAGTGGCGGTAGATGTATTGAAAGGATTGGGGAATGCACATTGGGTTGCAGTGGGGCTTTTGGCGATAGCTAATGTTTTAGAAAGATTCGACAACATCTCTGCAAATGACAGAGAATGCATAGACCTTCTTATTGCTATGCTTAAGTTGGGTAAATACTTGAAACAGATGAAAGATATTAATGCTGATTTGCACAAGGAGAGTTTAGAAGATATGAGGGAAGCTGTTAAATTGATAATTTCTGGTGCGATTTTGTGTTGTTCCTTTATCACATCGAATAAATTGTCCAA GTTCATTTTGACGAAGAAGATCCGCGATGAACTTGTGTATGTTCGGGGGAAAGTTGATTCTATGAAAGCCGATCTGATTCTTCAAATGCAAGTTCTGACCGTGAAGACATTTACCTTCTATCATGAGCAGAATAATGATACAG GAGGGCAAGAGGAGAATAATGGTCTTGGAGGAACAGAACAAAACCCCTCCCAACAATCTAAAGATGCAGAGA GTGATAATGAGGAGTGCTGTGAAACAGAGCTCGAAGGATCAGGGTCAGACACTGTTTCTTCTCAGGCACAAGATAATTATAATGGGGTAAATGAGCCCGAACAATTGGAAATGCCACCACGTCGCTCTCTCGGGGTGGGTAAATTTCTTAGAAAAAAAATTCCGAATATATTTAAAAGGCAGTCACAAAAGCCAGAATTGTTCGTGGAGGAGATCCAGGAGATCCAGAACTACAAATCTCTAATTAATTTCAAACGCGAAGAATTGGACAAGGCAACTGCCAATTATAGTCTTCAAATAGGGAGCGGAGCTTTCGGGACTGTTTACCGC GGAATTCTGTCGGATGGAAGAGAAGTAGCAGTAAAGATCTTGAAAATAGAAGCTCGTCAAGGAGAAAAAGAGTGGATGAACAACCTGAAGACTCTAACAAAGCTACGCCATCGAAATATCGTGGAGGTCGTAGGATGTTGCCATGAAGACATGATGTTAGTCTATGATTATTTCCCACGGAACCTGTCAAGCGCCATTTTTG AAGAAACTGAGATAATTCTTAACTGGTCGATAAGACTGAGGATTATATTGGACGTAATAAGGGGACTCGCATATCTTCACGAAG AATACTGGAACCAGACTGCGCCCAATATGCCAACATTGCTGAAACACT CGGTTACCTAG
- the LOC131857152 gene encoding receptor-like cytosolic serine/threonine-protein kinase RBK1 isoform X2, with protein sequence MNNSLTSTAANNQNETAVTRKSSSTTGLSGLSLNLLIRYIDNVLSALNNQGLGCKIIDSGMELRDLVQPVASDFSKLFDGISEGAKMFTDQKFLKSQLSTEAHSVAVDVLKGLGNAHWVAVGLLAIANVLERFDNISANDRECIDLLIAMLKLGKYLKQMKDINADLHKESLEDMREAVKLIISGAILCCSFITSNKLSKFILTKKIRDELVYVRGKVDSMKADLILQMQVLTVKTFTFYHEQNNDTGGQEENNGLGGTEQNPSQQSKDAESDNEECCETELEGSGSDTVSSQAQDNYNGVNEPEQLEMPPRRSLGVGKFLRKKIPNIFKRQSQKPELFVEEIQEIQNYKSLINFKREELDKATANYSLQIGSGAFGTVYRGILSDGREVAVKILKIEARQGEKEWMNNLKTLTKLRHRNIVEVVGCCHEDMMLVYDYFPRNLSSAIFETEIILNWSIRLRIILDVIRGLAYLHEGTHFCIVHRDIKPNNVVLDENFNAKICDFGLARILEPDCAQYANIAETLGYLDPGHDVAGLSAKSDIYSFGLMLLNVVSGKRVIELTNELLLSEHAWRLCEEDWLHELIDPRLLNTDCLIYSSSISRTIITALWCIHKEPKRRPSASRVLAMLLSEEEMRIPLQGVESYLDFGWNQAPVLSGECLESSHATVLSGESLNSSYVRSESFHTDMLSGESCEY encoded by the exons ATGAATAACTCCTTAACGAGTACAGCCGCCAATAACCAAAATGAGACTGCTGTTACTCGCAAATCTTCTTCTACGACTGGCCTCTCTGGCTTGTCCCTCAATCTCCTCATACGTTACATCGATAATGTTTTGTCTGCTCTCAATAACCAG GGATTGGGCTGCAAAATAATTGACAGTGGAATGGAGTTAAGGGATTTAGTGCAGCCTGTTGCCTCAGATTTTTCTAAATTGTTTGATGGCATTTCAGAGGGTGCAAAAATGTTCACGGATCAG AAATTCTTGAAATCCCAGCTTTCGACCGAGGCACATTCAGTGGCGGTAGATGTATTGAAAGGATTGGGGAATGCACATTGGGTTGCAGTGGGGCTTTTGGCGATAGCTAATGTTTTAGAAAGATTCGACAACATCTCTGCAAATGACAGAGAATGCATAGACCTTCTTATTGCTATGCTTAAGTTGGGTAAATACTTGAAACAGATGAAAGATATTAATGCTGATTTGCACAAGGAGAGTTTAGAAGATATGAGGGAAGCTGTTAAATTGATAATTTCTGGTGCGATTTTGTGTTGTTCCTTTATCACATCGAATAAATTGTCCAA GTTCATTTTGACGAAGAAGATCCGCGATGAACTTGTGTATGTTCGGGGGAAAGTTGATTCTATGAAAGCCGATCTGATTCTTCAAATGCAAGTTCTGACCGTGAAGACATTTACCTTCTATCATGAGCAGAATAATGATACAG GAGGGCAAGAGGAGAATAATGGTCTTGGAGGAACAGAACAAAACCCCTCCCAACAATCTAAAGATGCAGAGA GTGATAATGAGGAGTGCTGTGAAACAGAGCTCGAAGGATCAGGGTCAGACACTGTTTCTTCTCAGGCACAAGATAATTATAATGGGGTAAATGAGCCCGAACAATTGGAAATGCCACCACGTCGCTCTCTCGGGGTGGGTAAATTTCTTAGAAAAAAAATTCCGAATATATTTAAAAGGCAGTCACAAAAGCCAGAATTGTTCGTGGAGGAGATCCAGGAGATCCAGAACTACAAATCTCTAATTAATTTCAAACGCGAAGAATTGGACAAGGCAACTGCCAATTATAGTCTTCAAATAGGGAGCGGAGCTTTCGGGACTGTTTACCGC GGAATTCTGTCGGATGGAAGAGAAGTAGCAGTAAAGATCTTGAAAATAGAAGCTCGTCAAGGAGAAAAAGAGTGGATGAACAACCTGAAGACTCTAACAAAGCTACGCCATCGAAATATCGTGGAGGTCGTAGGATGTTGCCATGAAGACATGATGTTAGTCTATGATTATTTCCCACGGAACCTGTCAAGCGCCATTTTTG AAACTGAGATAATTCTTAACTGGTCGATAAGACTGAGGATTATATTGGACGTAATAAGGGGACTCGCATATCTTCACGAAGGTACACACTTCTGTATTGTACACAGAGACATTAAACCCAATAACGTTGTTCTGGATGAAAATTTCAATGCCAAGATTTGTGATTTTGGCCTTGCTAGAATACTGGAACCAGACTGCGCCCAATATGCCAACATTGCTGAAACACT CGGTTACCTAGATCCTGGGCATGATGTTGCAGGTCTGAGTGCGAAATCTGACATTTACAGCTTTGGATTGATGCTGCTAAATGTCGTTTCTGGCAAAAGAGTTATCGAACTCACAAATGAGCTGTTACTCTCCGAGCAT GCGTGGAGGTTATGTGAAGAGGATTGGCTTCATGAGCTAATAGACCCTCGATTACTCAACACTGATTGTTTAATTTATTCAAGCAGCATATCACGAACAATTATAACTGCTCTCTGGTGCATTCATAAGGAACCCAAAAGACGCCCATCAGCGTCGCGAGTGTTGGCCATGCTTTTATCAGAAGAAGAGATGCGAATTCCGCTCCAAGGAGTTGAATCCTATTTAGATTTCGGCTGGAATCAAGCACCTGTGCTGAGTGGCGAGTGTTTAGAATCGAGTCACGCAACTGTGCTTAGTGGTGAGTCTTTGAATTCGAGTTACGTGAGAAGTGAGAGTTTCCACACAGATATGTTGAGTGGGGAGAGTTGTGAATATTGA
- the LOC131857152 gene encoding protein NSP-INTERACTING KINASE 2-like isoform X3, translating to MNNSLTSTAANNQNETAVTRKSSSTTGLSGLSLNLLIRYIDNVLSALNNQGLGCKIIDSGMELRDLVQPVASDFSKLFDGISEGAKMFTDQKFLKSQLSTEAHSVAVDVLKGLGNAHWVAVGLLAIANVLERFDNISANDRECIDLLIAMLKLGKYLKQMKDINADLHKESLEDMREAVKLIISGAILCCSFITSNKLSKFILTKKIRDELVYVRGKVDSMKADLILQMQVLTVKTFTFYHEQNNDTGGQEENNGLGGTEQNPSQQSKDAESDNEECCETELEGSGSDTVSSQAQDNYNGVNEPEQLEMPPRRSLGVGKFLRKKIPNIFKRQSQKPELFVEEIQEIQNYKSLINFKREELDKATANYSLQIGSGAFGTVYRGILSDGREVAVKILKIEARQGEKEWMNNLKTLTKLRHRNIVEVVGCCHEDMMLVYDYFPRNLSSAIFEETEIILNWSIRLRIILDVIRGLAYLHEEYWNQTAPNMPTLLKHCKGVLSF from the exons ATGAATAACTCCTTAACGAGTACAGCCGCCAATAACCAAAATGAGACTGCTGTTACTCGCAAATCTTCTTCTACGACTGGCCTCTCTGGCTTGTCCCTCAATCTCCTCATACGTTACATCGATAATGTTTTGTCTGCTCTCAATAACCAG GGATTGGGCTGCAAAATAATTGACAGTGGAATGGAGTTAAGGGATTTAGTGCAGCCTGTTGCCTCAGATTTTTCTAAATTGTTTGATGGCATTTCAGAGGGTGCAAAAATGTTCACGGATCAG AAATTCTTGAAATCCCAGCTTTCGACCGAGGCACATTCAGTGGCGGTAGATGTATTGAAAGGATTGGGGAATGCACATTGGGTTGCAGTGGGGCTTTTGGCGATAGCTAATGTTTTAGAAAGATTCGACAACATCTCTGCAAATGACAGAGAATGCATAGACCTTCTTATTGCTATGCTTAAGTTGGGTAAATACTTGAAACAGATGAAAGATATTAATGCTGATTTGCACAAGGAGAGTTTAGAAGATATGAGGGAAGCTGTTAAATTGATAATTTCTGGTGCGATTTTGTGTTGTTCCTTTATCACATCGAATAAATTGTCCAA GTTCATTTTGACGAAGAAGATCCGCGATGAACTTGTGTATGTTCGGGGGAAAGTTGATTCTATGAAAGCCGATCTGATTCTTCAAATGCAAGTTCTGACCGTGAAGACATTTACCTTCTATCATGAGCAGAATAATGATACAG GAGGGCAAGAGGAGAATAATGGTCTTGGAGGAACAGAACAAAACCCCTCCCAACAATCTAAAGATGCAGAGA GTGATAATGAGGAGTGCTGTGAAACAGAGCTCGAAGGATCAGGGTCAGACACTGTTTCTTCTCAGGCACAAGATAATTATAATGGGGTAAATGAGCCCGAACAATTGGAAATGCCACCACGTCGCTCTCTCGGGGTGGGTAAATTTCTTAGAAAAAAAATTCCGAATATATTTAAAAGGCAGTCACAAAAGCCAGAATTGTTCGTGGAGGAGATCCAGGAGATCCAGAACTACAAATCTCTAATTAATTTCAAACGCGAAGAATTGGACAAGGCAACTGCCAATTATAGTCTTCAAATAGGGAGCGGAGCTTTCGGGACTGTTTACCGC GGAATTCTGTCGGATGGAAGAGAAGTAGCAGTAAAGATCTTGAAAATAGAAGCTCGTCAAGGAGAAAAAGAGTGGATGAACAACCTGAAGACTCTAACAAAGCTACGCCATCGAAATATCGTGGAGGTCGTAGGATGTTGCCATGAAGACATGATGTTAGTCTATGATTATTTCCCACGGAACCTGTCAAGCGCCATTTTTG AAGAAACTGAGATAATTCTTAACTGGTCGATAAGACTGAGGATTATATTGGACGTAATAAGGGGACTCGCATATCTTCACGAAG AATACTGGAACCAGACTGCGCCCAATATGCCAACATTGCTGAAACACTGTAAAGGCGTCTTATCCTTTTAA
- the LOC131857152 gene encoding probable LRR receptor-like serine/threonine-protein kinase At5g48740 isoform X1, translated as MNNSLTSTAANNQNETAVTRKSSSTTGLSGLSLNLLIRYIDNVLSALNNQGLGCKIIDSGMELRDLVQPVASDFSKLFDGISEGAKMFTDQKFLKSQLSTEAHSVAVDVLKGLGNAHWVAVGLLAIANVLERFDNISANDRECIDLLIAMLKLGKYLKQMKDINADLHKESLEDMREAVKLIISGAILCCSFITSNKLSKFILTKKIRDELVYVRGKVDSMKADLILQMQVLTVKTFTFYHEQNNDTGGQEENNGLGGTEQNPSQQSKDAESDNEECCETELEGSGSDTVSSQAQDNYNGVNEPEQLEMPPRRSLGVGKFLRKKIPNIFKRQSQKPELFVEEIQEIQNYKSLINFKREELDKATANYSLQIGSGAFGTVYRGILSDGREVAVKILKIEARQGEKEWMNNLKTLTKLRHRNIVEVVGCCHEDMMLVYDYFPRNLSSAIFEETEIILNWSIRLRIILDVIRGLAYLHEGTHFCIVHRDIKPNNVVLDENFNAKICDFGLARILEPDCAQYANIAETLGYLDPGHDVAGLSAKSDIYSFGLMLLNVVSGKRVIELTNELLLSEHAWRLCEEDWLHELIDPRLLNTDCLIYSSSISRTIITALWCIHKEPKRRPSASRVLAMLLSEEEMRIPLQGVESYLDFGWNQAPVLSGECLESSHATVLSGESLNSSYVRSESFHTDMLSGESCEY; from the exons ATGAATAACTCCTTAACGAGTACAGCCGCCAATAACCAAAATGAGACTGCTGTTACTCGCAAATCTTCTTCTACGACTGGCCTCTCTGGCTTGTCCCTCAATCTCCTCATACGTTACATCGATAATGTTTTGTCTGCTCTCAATAACCAG GGATTGGGCTGCAAAATAATTGACAGTGGAATGGAGTTAAGGGATTTAGTGCAGCCTGTTGCCTCAGATTTTTCTAAATTGTTTGATGGCATTTCAGAGGGTGCAAAAATGTTCACGGATCAG AAATTCTTGAAATCCCAGCTTTCGACCGAGGCACATTCAGTGGCGGTAGATGTATTGAAAGGATTGGGGAATGCACATTGGGTTGCAGTGGGGCTTTTGGCGATAGCTAATGTTTTAGAAAGATTCGACAACATCTCTGCAAATGACAGAGAATGCATAGACCTTCTTATTGCTATGCTTAAGTTGGGTAAATACTTGAAACAGATGAAAGATATTAATGCTGATTTGCACAAGGAGAGTTTAGAAGATATGAGGGAAGCTGTTAAATTGATAATTTCTGGTGCGATTTTGTGTTGTTCCTTTATCACATCGAATAAATTGTCCAA GTTCATTTTGACGAAGAAGATCCGCGATGAACTTGTGTATGTTCGGGGGAAAGTTGATTCTATGAAAGCCGATCTGATTCTTCAAATGCAAGTTCTGACCGTGAAGACATTTACCTTCTATCATGAGCAGAATAATGATACAG GAGGGCAAGAGGAGAATAATGGTCTTGGAGGAACAGAACAAAACCCCTCCCAACAATCTAAAGATGCAGAGA GTGATAATGAGGAGTGCTGTGAAACAGAGCTCGAAGGATCAGGGTCAGACACTGTTTCTTCTCAGGCACAAGATAATTATAATGGGGTAAATGAGCCCGAACAATTGGAAATGCCACCACGTCGCTCTCTCGGGGTGGGTAAATTTCTTAGAAAAAAAATTCCGAATATATTTAAAAGGCAGTCACAAAAGCCAGAATTGTTCGTGGAGGAGATCCAGGAGATCCAGAACTACAAATCTCTAATTAATTTCAAACGCGAAGAATTGGACAAGGCAACTGCCAATTATAGTCTTCAAATAGGGAGCGGAGCTTTCGGGACTGTTTACCGC GGAATTCTGTCGGATGGAAGAGAAGTAGCAGTAAAGATCTTGAAAATAGAAGCTCGTCAAGGAGAAAAAGAGTGGATGAACAACCTGAAGACTCTAACAAAGCTACGCCATCGAAATATCGTGGAGGTCGTAGGATGTTGCCATGAAGACATGATGTTAGTCTATGATTATTTCCCACGGAACCTGTCAAGCGCCATTTTTG AAGAAACTGAGATAATTCTTAACTGGTCGATAAGACTGAGGATTATATTGGACGTAATAAGGGGACTCGCATATCTTCACGAAGGTACACACTTCTGTATTGTACACAGAGACATTAAACCCAATAACGTTGTTCTGGATGAAAATTTCAATGCCAAGATTTGTGATTTTGGCCTTGCTAGAATACTGGAACCAGACTGCGCCCAATATGCCAACATTGCTGAAACACT CGGTTACCTAGATCCTGGGCATGATGTTGCAGGTCTGAGTGCGAAATCTGACATTTACAGCTTTGGATTGATGCTGCTAAATGTCGTTTCTGGCAAAAGAGTTATCGAACTCACAAATGAGCTGTTACTCTCCGAGCAT GCGTGGAGGTTATGTGAAGAGGATTGGCTTCATGAGCTAATAGACCCTCGATTACTCAACACTGATTGTTTAATTTATTCAAGCAGCATATCACGAACAATTATAACTGCTCTCTGGTGCATTCATAAGGAACCCAAAAGACGCCCATCAGCGTCGCGAGTGTTGGCCATGCTTTTATCAGAAGAAGAGATGCGAATTCCGCTCCAAGGAGTTGAATCCTATTTAGATTTCGGCTGGAATCAAGCACCTGTGCTGAGTGGCGAGTGTTTAGAATCGAGTCACGCAACTGTGCTTAGTGGTGAGTCTTTGAATTCGAGTTACGTGAGAAGTGAGAGTTTCCACACAGATATGTTGAGTGGGGAGAGTTGTGAATATTGA